The genomic region TACTTCTTTTGCATGGCTCTACAGGGGTAAGATAGAGGCGGCTCCAGTCAGCAAGGCACCATGGCACAGCGTCCAACGCTCAGCTCATAAACCTACCCTTACCACCCCTCAGCTGAAGCGGTTGTAACtcttttattcccccccccccataccccctCAGAAATTTAATTAGTGGCTTAATGACAGACAAGACTCTGTTTGTACACAGCAGGGTCCTATAAAGCCATGCAGCATGCAGAAGGGAAGCGCCGTAAAGAAATGCAGCTTGTGCTAATGTGGCCTCTGTCATTTTTGACTGCTCCCTTTGGGCCAACAAGAGCAAGTGGTTGCTAGGTTTATGTGCTGTGTATGTAGTCCATATAACACAGAGAACTACATTAGACACTGCACTCTGAGGAACAGAGACTTCTGAGTCATGGCAATAAAATTCATGGGATATATGTCAGAGAACCAGGCAGTAAATGACCTTCTTCTTGGTGTTAGACTGTGATatcatgtctgtcaaagtgtgtcagcttagccatttcaaaacctatcCTTCAAAACCACAGTGTTTGCAGCGACCATCCAGTATACGTGCGTTTGCTGACTCGGCCACTAGAACGTTATGTTcgactaatcaatacctcatcaaatttaattaatgaaattaaattttACAAATACAAGAAATGgctgggtgcccctgaggagaggtttgggaactgaagtggcaTTTCCTCTAAGCTGGCAAGATACCAGGAACTATTTGTGAAACAGAAAAAATTCTTGTTGTTTTTTGTTATTGTGTTACtgatcatttgcatttattctaacgcatatttgcaaaaaactatTTAACTCTTACTATAGGTAAATTGTTTTAGACctttaagacttttgcacagtactgtatgctaCGAGGACGGCAATGGCGTTGTGTACGTATGGGTGCTGTGATGGCATGGGCTGAGACATAGTGGGCCACCTGGGCGACAGGTTGTCCTTCTTCAAGATGTTGAGGTGGAACAGGGATGGCGCCAGGCACACAGCGATATTCATGGGCGTCATCTGGTTCTCCTCTACAGACGAGGTGACATCGCTCAGGAAGCACAGGAGGGTCTGGAGCACCTCCCGGTTCTCGTCTGACATAAGCATGATGGCGGCCTGCACGGCCTGCAGTCTCTGCTCCTTGGGGACATCTGAGGTGTGGTGCGGgtcgagggggagggggggtggtggaataAGGTGGGCCAATAGGAGAGGTACAACAAAAAGAAAGCATTAATGGGCAGGACTGGAAACGTAGGGATGAGTTCTGCTCAAAGTCATCAGCATGGACATCCGGTGCCTCTCATCACCTCATGAGTAAAAGTCAACATCACGCTGACTGCATGGCTGCCGCTGCTGACTTTGTTAAAGAACCATGACAGATTGCCCGCAGGGATAATGCGCAGAATTAAAGGCAGGGTGTTGACTGACAGAAGGTAATGAAACAGTGCAGTTCTACATCCCTAAATTAAAACTCAATAAAGATGCATTTCAAGACCTATCGAGACTTCAAGATCTGTCTCCTCATCCTTCAGCAAATGTTTGTGTTTCTACTATTTTATGTGTCAGCATAAGTTTGTTATGGAAATggtgaaatgtattttttgtcAGTTTCTGTGCATCTTGTAAGGGTCTTGCGAATTCACTTTTGGATGCTGGCGTGTTCCTACAGTAAGTGCCCGTGTGAGAACCACAGGTGTGCGTATGTGTTTGCGATTAGACAGCATtgcacatgagtgtgtgtgagtcacTCTTACATTGGTAAATGTGCAGGAAGGTCTCCCCCAGTTTGCTGGTGAGCAGGGGTTCAGGCAAGTCTCTGAAGAACTGCTTCACCATGTCTGCCACATCGTAGGCCGACTGGTCTTCATAGTTCACGTCTTCGGGGGAGCTTTCGTTCATCTGCCGGAGGGCCTGGATCCTGGACTTGACTCCTGACTTGCGGAAGAGACCCACCTGGAGTGGGAATGAAGCTAATTCTTTGGCTTTGGTCTTTTGTTACATGTTGTCCACAGCCTGCTGTTCCACAGCAATTCATATACTGTAGACTCACGCACCATGTGTGATGGACCCAAGTTTCTTACCTGGTCTAGGCACTGGCTCCTCAGGTACTGCAGGGCCTGCTGCAGACCCACAGGCAGGGGCTGGCCAAAGCGCTGGACGTGGATGATCAAGGGGACACCGAAGACATTCTTGTCCTTGTAATCCGGCACCTTCATTCTCTTCATGAACTTTGGAACTGACCTGAGAATGACCACCCAACTAGTTAGTCAGGGAGAAACCCACGCTCTACACTCTCATGCACATGTAGTGCTACTTGGGGAGTGTTACGCAGAGATGCTAGACTTTGATAGTGGTCCAACTGTCTCTTGGAGCCAACCGACTCATGACAAGTGTGATGagataagaagaagaagagttTAGCTCTGAACTCTCCCTCCAAACATATATCCCTCAAATCTCCACAAGAAATCACCTTTGCAGGGGACATTCCATACTTCACAAATGATAAACTGCTCTATTATCATACAAAAAAATCATGAAAACATACTTTCAACATATCTGGATACTATGAATTAATCATATACCTAAAATcttaaatgaaacatttttgGTTTTAAGATCAACAACTTTCCAACCCGTATTATATATTTCGGAGGACAATACCTTATCATAGATAACTGAAGCCCAGAGAACACACTTTGCTATCCCTAGTACCGTAATCTCCAACTCACCAGGTCCAGCCATGCTTGTTGGACATGGAGTACTTCTCCATGATGGCGGTGAGGCGTAGCAGAGAGAACTTCTGCAGCAGGCTCAGCTGGGCAGCTGATTGGTTGGTGATCTGGAACGATGCCACGGTGCGGCTGATGCGATGGGAGATCTGGAAACTGGGCCACCTCAGGCTGCATACGGGGAAGAAGCCACGTCAAGTCTCAGGTCTGATATCAGCGGATGAGAAAATCAGTCAAGCCTGAACTTCAATTTATCCTGAAAGGGCATGAACATGCAATATTGCTTAAACACATTAAGATGATGTATAATAGTAGCACAGTTTAGTATATTGTGTTTTGAATTGCCCATTTCAAATACAGGCAGTTCCCAAGTTAAGAACAAGATCcgttccctaagtctgtctttaagtcaatTATGTACATTATGAAAAATaagcacaaaataataatagagTAATTATAAAAGTAATTGCACCCCAAGCCAAGGAACTGCTGTAGCAGTGCAATGATTTCACGAGCATCACAAAGTAGTGTGTCTGTTTGTTATTAAGAACTATTGTAATTAACCCCAATTTTAAATAgaataggctttatggcagtcctTTCGTAAGAAGGACTTTTCCGTAAGTCGGTTGTTTTTAAGTTGGGGGTATATGGCTGTAAAGTTCCCCTAAAAAGTACTGGAAGCAAAGATAGATGCTTCTTACTAATGGACAGCTGATATATATCTTGTGCTCACAGACATTCACTGCCACCCCCAAGCAGAATCTCACCGATTGGGTCTGGTGAGAGAAGCCCCGACCCCAGAGTCTCGCCTCTCCCGCATCCCAGAGGAGTCTGTGTCGTTGATGGACACCCCGTCCTTCCCCCTGTCGCTGGGTGTCATCTGGCCCACCAGAACCGAGTTCCCCTCGAAGTCCAACACGATGGGGAAGGTGGGATGTGGAGCCTGGCCCCCACCACCTCCCTCGGGGAGCACATTCTGTGACCAGTGGTCTACCAGCTGCTGAAGACCACTAACGTGTTGCAGGATGTCATCCAGGTGAGGGAACAGGTCCTCCTTCTCCAAGTCTATGAGGTCACCAGTGCTGGCGTATAGGTGCGATCCTGGGACGTTGTCATAGATGCTAACGCGACTGCCGCGAGAGTAGCGCTGGGTGACGGGCCGCGGCTCCTGGGTGGCCACGCCGCTAACTAAAGCTCCGTGGGTGGGGGACAGGCTCTCGATGGACAGTGCTTTGGGGAAGGTTCCTGGCTTGTGATCCTTTGGGATGTGCACCACCAGGTCCTCGTAGGAGCGGAACTCATTCCTACGGTTCTGCTCGGCCACCTTCTTCGCGTGGGCACCCGTGAAGACGTCCACGTCCTCCAGGTACATGCCGCCGCGCTTGTGGTTCCTCGCCCAGTGGTCCGTCACGCTGGGTGTGCTAACATCGCTGCCACCTGATTGGCTGCCGCCATCACTTCCTGACTGGGAGGCGGGGCCTCGACAGGTGGGCGGGGCCGACAGCTCTGAAGGACTGGTGTCACCGTTGGCGATATCTCTGCAAGGCAGCGTCAGCAGAGCCTGTGGCTCCTGCTGCAAAATCGGGGCGCTGATGGCCAATGATCTGCGTTCACGGACCCCAGGGCCCCGTGAGCGCAGAAGTTCCATGCGTCGTAGGAAGTCCTTCGCCCGCACTCGCCCATGCCTCCCGCCCTTTGTCGGCAGTGAACCATACAGTGGGACGACTCGGTGTGGGGGTGCCGGAGGGGGCAGGCTGAGGGACGTGTAGTCCGGCATGGCGGCCGAGTCGGAGCAGGTGCGGCGGGAGACCTCAGATGGcccgctgcccccactgccctCGCTGTGCAGGGATGAGTCCTCGGGCTCGCTCAAGTCCGTCAGCACACTCTCGCTGCTGGTGGTGTTCCTCAGGGCCAGGCCAGCCGGGCTTGACCCCCCGACACCGCCCAGGAGACAGTCAAAATCCTGCAGCCTGGACCATCGCCGGCTGCTCTGCTCGAAGGTCCATCGGTCACTGATCGCAAGCAGGTCGTCCTCATCTGAGTCTTCACTCTATAAAAGAACAGAGAACTGGTCACAGCCGCAATAAACGTGCATTTTTACACAGCGCCGCGGCCTCAAGATACCAAAGTCGTGGGTTTCATATCCACCCCCGGCTCTGTGTGTGCTGGACAGGCAGCTTGCAccttatttttgcatttgtgtGCCCGGTGATCAACAAGCTTTCCATTCATGGTGGGGCCTGGGGGCTGAGGATGGGATGCCATGAAACAAagacatttacacacacacacacacacacacacactacgagTGATTAAGAGACACCAGTTTACAAAACTGCAGGAGAAATCCCACACCACACGGGCGAAACATGCACATTCGTCTCACGCAGAGCTAGAACGTGATTCTGAGGTAAACggtaacagtgctacccactaagCACTATGGcgtaaaaaaagagaaaaaaagcatACTAATTGATATTTTGTTAAAAAAGGTGTAATCGATATTAAAACacgcatacatatacacaccaaGTGTAAAAATTGCtacagagacaggaaaggtAACCTTTTCAGACAAGAAACTGGGACAAAATCCTGCTGGCATGCACTACAGCTCTGGTGTTGGGGACTCACTCCAAATCCCGCTTCCAGGATGTAAAACACTCGAGAACGAGAAGTGAACAGCTGAGAAGCAGTTTAGGCATTTACTGGCAGACATTCGGTCCCAGTGAcaacacaggaaaaattacACAGAAGCATTGACAAGAATCTTGGATTATGCAACAGCCAACAAACAAGCTAGCTGAATTTCACctataagtgtttttttttttcaaaataaaagatgAGAAATATGCACAGCCATACTCATGCCGGTGGCAAATCTTGAAAAAATCCCCCAAAGCGAGCAGGACAAGACGATGAAAAGAAGATCTGATTCCACTTATGGGTGTAGTGAAATCTGTCAGGAGCCGGAAGGATGTAGGACTTCAGCCCTATAGACGTGCGTGATACCGCAGGTACTGAGTAAGACTGTAAGCCCTGGATGATTAAACACTCCTTTTCAGGAAACTGGTAGTTCCTACTGCTCTGGTGTCATCGTTCAAAGCTGGAGATCTAAAATCCATAGGGTGTGATGGGACGGCTGTcacaacacacaaacaaaacatgCAACTAACCAGTCCTGATAAAATACATGCAGTTCAAACCGTGTACAATACATATTCATACCTGGAGAGATCAAACAGAAATCCATATGGCACCTACTTTTTTTTTGGGAAGGTTGACATCAAGTTTCATAGAGGCACACTTGTTCAAGGTGTTGAGTCTCCTGGAAGACAAAAGATTCCCATTCAGCTTTCCCATCTCCCCCAGTACTGACCAGCGGCTAAGAtacccagccccaccccacgAGCCAGCTGGGTCTGGCTAATGTGGCCTGACTCCCCTAAACGGAGCCCCTAAAACCTAATTAGGTCATCTAATAAGCGAGCCCTGGACTGTCTCTTCGTCCCCAGAATTAAATTGGCTGCGAGTGCTTGGTGCAGCAggggcctgggggagggggggggtggacccTTTGCAGTGGCCCCCAGTGATTTGGTGATTTGGTGGGGGTGGTTCCCCGATTGCCGCAGTCAGCGGATGGTTGGATGTTCTCTGCCCCCGGAGATCATCCCTTAAGCAGCCTGATGCACCCTTAAGGAGGAGGATCTTGTTCTGTTTCTGGTGGCTGGGCATCAGTTATAAACACGCAAACCAGCTCACCAGTCCTACACAAAGGCAGGTAGGTTAGGCTGCGGCCCAGCGCCGCCCGTGTCGCGCGGGTGTACAAACACCCCACATTCAGAAGCGTTCCCAGGCATACCTTCTCGATTAACTTAGTCCGTTTCAGATGCTCATCTTTATTAAAGTTCCATAAAGCCCCTGCAAATAACAATGGTGCCTTATAATATTTCCCATAAACCAACATCATGGGAGCCAGtggagtaggggggggggggatcacagGATTGTGGGAGAGCTGGGACTGGGTGGTAATCATGGAAAATCTACTAgaaacagtgtgtgtctgtgtgtgtgtgtgtgagagagagggagagagggagatagTGAGAGGACAGTAGTACCTAAGGAGAGATAATGAAAACATTAAGTTTTAATTACACACAAGGCAACCACGACTTGACAGAGAATGGGATCATTTGTGGGAATGAGGATTTTCATTCTGTAACGCTTCCAGGGCTATTGCGCGACTTGCCAGCAGCTACTCTTATATAATGTAGCTTTCCTAGTAAAGCTTTTCCAgtgttgtgttttatttatttgttagtGACTAACCCAGCTTACAGTTTACGTGCTTTATTAAGGTCCAGTGAATCGCTTCACATCAGCAGATGAGGCACAACCCAGCAGCTTCCCGCTTAGAAGGTAACGCTCCAAGCTACCGAAACACACAGAAGCTGTGGCTGGACCAAAAGTAGCCTTTGTCAACAGGTACCTTGTATACCCCAAACTGTGGGGGCACAACAGTGAACAAAGGAGGTTCAGAGAGGCTGCAGCTATGATCTCAGATGAGGGGAACAGTTCCCAGGAGGCCTTGTGTCCGTCTAAAGAGAAACACGAAAATAGGCGGAGCAAAGCAAGAGAGGGTTGGTGGCCACGCCCCAGATGCCGCGATTGTCCGTCACGGCGCAAGATCGGAATTCAGATTAGTTTTTCAATGCAGCGCGCAGTGTCTGGAGTCTTGTGACgcatgtgtcccccccccaccatttccTGTCTCTATGGCGACCTGAGCTGGGAAAAAGCTGTTTTCAGTTCAGTTTGTGAATGACTTGCCAGGGTAGACTGGGGAGGGAAGAAAGAGAGCAGGGTTGAACTGCAAAGGCGGCCCGAAAGCACTGCACGTTCTCTGTGTTCCTCTTAACGTGCCCCCGGTCCTGTAGTGATGGCTCCGACCTACAGCGGGGGGgaagatgggggtgggggtagggggggcTGTTCCACACCGCCGGAAGTGCTGCCAACGACAACGGCGTCCTGTTAACAGCAGCTAGTTAAGAAAAGGCTTGGATTAACAGCCAGGATTGTTCCCTTTGGGTCCAGGCCAATGCAAGCAGGACAGATGGCCGGTGCTATGAAGGGGAGAGGGGCAAATCCATGATTACCCTAAAGCTGGAACGGTTCCCAAatttaatctgcatttttaaaaagccaAGCGGGGGTGTGAGTGATATTCTGCCCTGTGACGGAGAACACCTCCTTCTCTACTGACACAGCGAGAGGTGAGTCCTGCTTCTCAGATGGGACCCGCCCCTTCGTGCAGAGGACTTGTATGCCAGCCCCCCTGATCCTAACTGTTTTTGCCCCCCCGGATTCCCATACATTATCTACAAAGAGATGCACCAAACCAAGGCCTATTCAAAAGCTAATGATAAATAAATTGCATGGTGGACTGGGGGCATTAGGGGTGGCCAGTCATGTcctagaaccccccccccccggagacaAGACGCCAAACGGATTCCTTACCGGCAGAGAGGCTCCACGAGGTCCTTCTCCAGAAAGTCATGGTCCTTCTTCACAGCCGAAATGTCAATCGGAAACTGAGAGTCTGCTGGGAAGTAAGAATGGCTCAGCACTCCTTTCAGTGAATGAAACACTGTAAATTTTTGTAGACGAAGTTCTGCCCATAATCCCCCGCTACCCCGTCCATTTTTGGTGACTTGCGCATCCAATTAGTGTGGAGGTGGcacaggggggcagggggcaggggACATCCTGGGCGGAGCGCCGCCGCTTCGTAAGGAAGTCGCTCAAACACACTCGTACGCGAGGGGCTATTCAGAGCCACTAATTCACTGGAACCGCATTTCTATAGCCTGTAGGTGGAAAGCACAGTTCCCAGTGGAAACCTCAGTGCCACCACTGCTTTGATGAATTTCACTGGACATGAAAAGACCAATATCATAAATGAAAGACACCAGATTAGACATTCCCCTTTAACAGTAAACAGCCATGTCCATTGTGGACCCTTTGCCGTGGGCAGATGAGGCGAGACACATCAGAGCTGCCTGATCCGCAGCCCTCAAcgtgctgattggctgggacACCATTCCAACCTGGTCATGTGATACTAAGCGGCCTTCACAAACCTCTCAGCCTCCCCATGCTGTGATAACAGCTGCGGAGGTAAACGCCGGCATTACTGGTGACTGCACCTTACTTTTTTAAATCGTTCTTATGTAGCTCTCACAAAACCTGGGAGGTCTGTGACAGACACGGCACAAATCCTGGGTTTGatttggggggggttctgtttgTTGCACTACAAATCCTTAAAGTAAAGTAAATGTTTAATATACAGGCAGTACAATCCGTTCTGTGAAAATGGGAGGCAGCAGCTAAGGTTCCTGTGAGTGTAATGGTGCCCCTCCTCACGCGTATCTTGGGATGTCCTACATGACGGTTCTGCACAGCTCCCCATGCAGCACAGCCAGAGACATTTGTGGCGAGCTCACACTTCAAACagctgggtggggggcgggggtgggaagccagtgttttttttttaccatgatAACAGAGGCTTTTTCCCATGACCTCGCTTCTTTTACTCCGCCAGGATGTGTTTGGGTAGTAACTCTACCCTGGAATTACCCAGGCCCAAATCCACCAGAGATTGTTCACTCTCGCTTACCCCGGTTTTGAGGGGGCCTGGCTTTAAGGAGGCTGGAATACAGCTGTGAAGGTTAGGCTGCTAAAGGGTGGGCCGGTTCATTGTACCAGTCAAGGAGGGGGGCAAAACAAAGGTGGGCTGGTACACTGTACTTCCATAGGGGGGGCACACTTTTACATTACACATTAGCAACACACTAACGCTGAATTATTAGCCCTAAATGAAAGATTTCCCTAAAAATGGTGCTTGAATTCAGACCACAAAGTGTTCCACATGAACTAAATGGCTATTACTGTTGAAGAGAATACTGACGTGTTTGACATGAGCCAGACCTGAGCGTCTTACCTTCGTAGAGCTGAGCGTACTGAGGGAATCCCGCTGCCCGCAGCCAATCACACGCCTCCTTTGCCTCGATCTCTGAAACACAGGTGGTATAGACACCGTTTCAGCATCGGCAGGGAAACATACATGGAAGCGCTGGGGCTGTCAGAAACCCATGGCCACCCCAGGTCCTGCTATTACAGGTGTGCCACTAAGAGCCTCTGGGCGtggaatatatacagtattataCGTTTATCTCCAGGTTGAAAGGCTGAAAGCCCACAGTGAAGCAAAAAACCACACACTCAAAGGTGGATGTGGAAGTCTTTGCTGTCAGCGATGATGTTTACTGAGCCTGACTCTCAGCCCTGCTTTACATCTTGTTTACAGCCCCCAGTGTTGACCTCCTGCTTGGAGTCGCGGCCGGCCTTCCTGGGAGCTCCATCCTCTGGCCCGAGACCCCCGGCTGCAGGGCGGTGGGAGGATTGATGTCGGGAAAGCAGGGCTCCCACAGAGCTCCTCGGACAGGAGAAACACGAAACAGACTCTCCTCTTTATTTTTGGCGCATGCTCAGGGCACGTGTGGctttcgaggggggggggggcagggggcgctGAAGCACGACACAGGAGTctttgatggaaaaaaaaaggccacCGCCACCCCCTGGGgaggcacagtgctgtacagggGGGGTCACGTGTACACACCACTGGCGTGTTCCCACACGCGGCCGGACAACAAGGGCGCTGTGTGACACCGCTGCTGGCTCCGTGAGCGACGAGTCAGTCGCTGACATTACCGCTGGCGTGTGGGGGGAGCTGACGTAACGGGGGGCATGGGGGAGGCGAGCCAAAGCCCATTCCCACAGCTCCGACGGACACTGCAAACACTCACTCGCTCATTGTCTACCACTAATGCTTCAGAACCACGGCTTCACTAATTCATTTTTGTCTAATTCTTGTCACGGTTAAGTCATATTTAACCACTTGACCACTTTGACTACTtgaaaagaagaagaagaaatcatttatttatgaaatctccataaataaacaaataagttAAATACTCTCCATGGTACAAGACAGCAGAAAACTAGGCAGTAACAGAACAACAACACACGGAAAGCTCATGAGTGACCAAAGCGTGCAGCATGGAAAGGCTTCGCAAAGTGCCATTTACACCGTTTAGACCCAGGTCGAGTTCCGTGCAGCATGAGGGTTATGGAACTGAACCAGGAACCATGAAGGTACTCAGGAGATCCGGCTCTGCTATGCAACTCAACACCTTCAGCGTGCTGCTGACACCACATTTACAGCGGAGAACTATGCACAGCTGGAGGCACTTATGAGGAAAGTCAAATAACAGAGTGAGCAAGAATGACTACGGCTTAACGTGACGGAAACCATGGGTAACACCTCAGGAACGACAGCCAAATTTATCGCTGATGATGACGGCACGGAGAGTATTGACAGCCTGTGCCTATTTGGATCAATCAACAACAGCAAAGGACCCAGCCTCAACAAAGATCAGCAATGATCTGAAAATACATGTGTGATTCTTTATGGACGTGAAAGCTGGACAAAGAAGAACTTTCACCTAAAGCACATTGAATATTGGACATACTGTATTTGAAGACCCAATAGATAGACAATGATGCTGGAAAAAGTTGAAGGTGGAGGAAGACAACCAATGAAAACATGGATGGACTCAACAGGCGGCAATTAACATGCCTTGAGAAGCCTGTAGACTTGGACAGGACACAGAAGGTTCTGGGGAATTCCGTCTAATTGGTCACCAGAATTCAACATTGACTTGACGGCACCTAAAACAAATAAAGTTTTAAAATGACGCTTTTCCCTAATTTCTAACCAACGATTCATCCAAAGCCTAAAGCCAACAAACCACAGTACATGCCACATGGCCTGGGCATCTGCTCTACCTCCACTGTACTGACAACCATGTAAACTGCcaaacaaatatttattttctacCCTAATTTCTGTATTTATGCAGTTTCATTGCTGGTACAGTACCGTTTAAACAAAGGCTCTGTTGGCGAATAACTGCGGGATTGCAAAACACAAGATTCATTTATTGTGGAGATCATGCATTGCAAGAGTGATTTCAGAATGAGCTGAAAGTGAAATCcctgatggatggattaatgaaGTGATGGTTGGATGAAATATAAATGATAGGGTATCGCTGCATAGAAAATGAACGACAAAAGTCACGTTTCTactacatttacatgtatttagCAGACAAATTTGTTCAAAGCGAAGTTCAGATGAGACAAATATCACATTGCAAACTTACAGCTGTCAAGGATTCGACGAGGAGTAAGTGCAGCTGGGAGCAGTATTAAGCCAGTAGAGGTGGTGTTTCCGAGAAACAAGGTACAAACTGCTGTTCTGCTACTGACCCCTAAAGGGACCATCTCCCAAATGAAGACTAGAATCCTAGACTCTGAGATTTAGTCTGATGCTCTGCTGATTGAGCTACTGAAAAGTTTGAAAGTAGAGTTTAGGGGTAATCTGGCTTCACATACTCACTGCTCACCCCAGTTAGAATCTCGACACTAGTGCATCCTGAGCAGTGAGCATGTGGTAAATACATCTATCATAActcctacccataatgcactgggCACAACTGTGGCCGTCCCACAATGCCTTGGAGCTTCAGCTC from Brienomyrus brachyistius isolate T26 chromosome 17, BBRACH_0.4, whole genome shotgun sequence harbors:
- the stard13b gene encoding stAR-related lipid transfer protein 13 isoform X6; translated protein: MKLDVNLPKKKSEDSDEDDLLAISDRWTFEQSSRRWSRLQDFDCLLGGVGGSSPAGLALRNTTSSESVLTDLSEPEDSSLHSEGSGGSGPSEVSRRTCSDSAAMPDYTSLSLPPPAPPHRVVPLYGSLPTKGGRHGRVRAKDFLRRMELLRSRGPGVRERRSLAISAPILQQEPQALLTLPCRDIANGDTSPSELSAPPTCRGPASQSGSDGGSQSGGSDVSTPSVTDHWARNHKRGGMYLEDVDVFTGAHAKKVAEQNRRNEFRSYEDLVVHIPKDHKPGTFPKALSIESLSPTHGALVSGVATQEPRPVTQRYSRGSRVSIYDNVPGSHLYASTGDLIDLEKEDLFPHLDDILQHVSGLQQLVDHWSQNVLPEGGGGGQAPHPTFPIVLDFEGNSVLVGQMTPSDRGKDGVSINDTDSSGMRERRDSGVGASLTRPNRLRWPSFQISHRISRTVASFQITNQSAAQLSLLQKFSLLRLTAIMEKYSMSNKHGWTWSVPKFMKRMKVPDYKDKNVFGVPLIIHVQRFGQPLPVGLQQALQYLRSQCLDQVGLFRKSGVKSRIQALRQMNESSPEDVNYEDQSAYDVADMVKQFFRDLPEPLLTSKLGETFLHIYQYVPKEQRLQAVQAAIMLMSDENREVLQTLLCFLSDVTSSVEENQMTPMNIAVCLAPSLFHLNILKKDNLSPRAMQKKYATGRPDQKDLKENLAATQGLAHMITECNRLFEIPHEMVTQSRNSYVEAELQVPTLEELCRQSEQDDCSYRAHMDGLIQNLLKETRDKSKGWVSCSSANNTELSYKKVGDGNPLRRWRVSVEVEAPPSVVLNRVLRERHLWDVDLLQWKVCETLDRQTEVYQYALSRMPPHPSRDFVVLRSWRVDLPKGTCALVSVSVDHEDSTPMGGVRGVVLESQYLLEPCGSGKSRLTHICRIDLKGRTPDWYNKAFGHLCAAEVARIRNSFQPLTTEGPETKI
- the stard13b gene encoding stAR-related lipid transfer protein 13 isoform X3; its protein translation is MRESRGASGAERSVTASARSSLKTLLILCASSPPPCKLRATDAEHREIEAKEACDWLRAAGFPQYAQLYEDSQFPIDISAVKKDHDFLEKDLVEPLCRRLNTLNKCASMKLDVNLPKKKSEDSDEDDLLAISDRWTFEQSSRRWSRLQDFDCLLGGVGGSSPAGLALRNTTSSESVLTDLSEPEDSSLHSEGSGGSGPSEVSRRTCSDSAAMPDYTSLSLPPPAPPHRVVPLYGSLPTKGGRHGRVRAKDFLRRMELLRSRGPGVRERRSLAISAPILQQEPQALLTLPCRDIANGDTSPSELSAPPTCRGPASQSGSDGGSQSGGSDVSTPSVTDHWARNHKRGGMYLEDVDVFTGAHAKKVAEQNRRNEFRSYEDLVVHIPKDHKPGTFPKALSIESLSPTHGALVSGVATQEPRPVTQRYSRGSRVSIYDNVPGSHLYASTGDLIDLEKEDLFPHLDDILQHVSGLQQLVDHWSQNVLPEGGGGGQAPHPTFPIVLDFEGNSVLVGQMTPSDRGKDGVSINDTDSSGMRERRDSGVGASLTRPNRLRWPSFQISHRISRTVASFQITNQSAAQLSLLQKFSLLRLTAIMEKYSMSNKHGWTWSVPKFMKRMKVPDYKDKNVFGVPLIIHVQRFGQPLPVGLQQALQYLRSQCLDQVGLFRKSGVKSRIQALRQMNESSPEDVNYEDQSAYDVADMVKQFFRDLPEPLLTSKLGETFLHIYQYVPKEQRLQAVQAAIMLMSDENREVLQTLLCFLSDVTSSVEENQMTPMNIAVCLAPSLFHLNILKKDNLSPRAMQKKYATGRPDQKDLKENLAATQGLAHMITECNRLFEIPHEMVTQSRNSYVEAELQVPTLEELCRQSEQDDCSYRAHMDGLIQNLLKETRDKSKGWVSCSSANNTELSYKKVGDGNPLRRWRVSVEVEAPPSVVLNRVLRERHLWDVDLLQWKVCETLDRQTEVYQYALSRMPPHPSRDFVVLRSWRVDLPKGTCALVSVSVDHEDSTPMGGVRGVVLESQYLLEPCGSGKSRLTHICRIDLKGRTPDWYNKAFGHLCAAEVARIRNSFQPLTTEGPETKI
- the stard13b gene encoding stAR-related lipid transfer protein 13 isoform X2 — its product is MFREFPETQSRECLGSMTLETQDIYLRMDYRRRRSGYRLGRIIARQQLLKKICQEIEAKEACDWLRAAGFPQYAQLYEDSQFPIDISAVKKDHDFLEKDLVEPLCRRLNTLNKCASMKLDVNLPKKKSEDSDEDDLLAISDRWTFEQSSRRWSRLQDFDCLLGGVGGSSPAGLALRNTTSSESVLTDLSEPEDSSLHSEGSGGSGPSEVSRRTCSDSAAMPDYTSLSLPPPAPPHRVVPLYGSLPTKGGRHGRVRAKDFLRRMELLRSRGPGVRERRSLAISAPILQQEPQALLTLPCRDIANGDTSPSELSAPPTCRGPASQSGSDGGSQSGGSDVSTPSVTDHWARNHKRGGMYLEDVDVFTGAHAKKVAEQNRRNEFRSYEDLVVHIPKDHKPGTFPKALSIESLSPTHGALVSGVATQEPRPVTQRYSRGSRVSIYDNVPGSHLYASTGDLIDLEKEDLFPHLDDILQHVSGLQQLVDHWSQNVLPEGGGGGQAPHPTFPIVLDFEGNSVLVGQMTPSDRGKDGVSINDTDSSGMRERRDSGVGASLTRPNRLRWPSFQISHRISRTVASFQITNQSAAQLSLLQKFSLLRLTAIMEKYSMSNKHGWTWSVPKFMKRMKVPDYKDKNVFGVPLIIHVQRFGQPLPVGLQQALQYLRSQCLDQVGLFRKSGVKSRIQALRQMNESSPEDVNYEDQSAYDVADMVKQFFRDLPEPLLTSKLGETFLHIYQYVPKEQRLQAVQAAIMLMSDENREVLQTLLCFLSDVTSSVEENQMTPMNIAVCLAPSLFHLNILKKDNLSPRAMQKKYATGRPDQKDLKENLAATQGLAHMITECNRLFEIPHEMVTQSRNSYVEAELQVPTLEELCRQSEQDDCSYRAHMDGLIQNLLKETRDKSKGWVSCSSANNTELSYKKVGDGNPLRRWRVSVEVEAPPSVVLNRVLRERHLWDVDLLQWKVCETLDRQTEVYQYALSRMPPHPSRDFVVLRSWRVDLPKGTCALVSVSVDHEDSTPMGGVRGVVLESQYLLEPCGSGKSRLTHICRIDLKGRTPDWYNKAFGHLCAAEVARIRNSFQPLTTEGPETKI